The window GTGGAGGAGTCGACGCCCGCGACGAGATCGCGCTGCATAATCTCAGCCCCCGGCGTTCTGAAGGCGCTTCAGGCTGTCTTCCGCGTCCCGGCCGACCGCGCCGGACGGATGGGTGAACAGCACCCGATCCCACCCGTAGCCACGCGCGATGCGGCAGACTTCGACCAGGGCGTCGGTCACCGCTGCGGCGGCGAGCGAGCTGCCGGTGGCGACGACGGCACCGAGATCGCTGTCTTCGGGCAGCGTCAGGCGGATGACATCGTCGGACAATTTCGCGAGCGCAGAGGACGGATCGGCCGTGATCGACATCAGTCCGGCGCAGAGGGTTCTGGCGCGGGCGCAGAAATCGTTGAGTTCGGCCGAGCTGCCGCCCTTGGAGATCGCGAGAACGAGGTCTTCTGACTGTAGAACGCCGAGCCCGCCGTGAAGACCGTCCGCTGGTGGCAGGTAAAAGGCCGGTGTTCCGCCGACGGACAGAAGATGTGCGGCACGGCTAGCAATCGCACCGGACGTTCCGCTGCCCGTGACGAGGATCTTACCTTTGCAGGCGACGAACTTGCGGGCAACCGCCAGAAAAGCGTCGTCGACACCGTCCAGCGTTCCTTGAATCGCCGCGGCATCTGCGCGAATCACCTGCTTGGCGCGCGTGACCCATTCGTGTTCTGCCTGCATCTGTGCCTCCCTGACGAGGGGGACACTAGGTCAGGGCATAAACGCCGTCAAGTGAGTGACATTACGCTCATTTGAGCGATTTCTACTGCTGATCGGCGGTCAGCGCCCTTGCCACTCCGGCGTCTGTGATGAGGGTCGTGACCCAGTGGCCGCGCAGGGTCGCGCGGATCGCGTCGGCCTTCTCGATGCCGCCGCCGATGCCGATGCGCTCGGGGATGCGGCGCAGCTGCTCGGTGCT of the Pseudoxanthobacter soli DSM 19599 genome contains:
- a CDS encoding SIS domain-containing protein produces the protein MQAEHEWVTRAKQVIRADAAAIQGTLDGVDDAFLAVARKFVACKGKILVTGSGTSGAIASRAAHLLSVGGTPAFYLPPADGLHGGLGVLQSEDLVLAISKGGSSAELNDFCARARTLCAGLMSITADPSSALAKLSDDVIRLTLPEDSDLGAVVATGSSLAAAAVTDALVEVCRIARGYGWDRVLFTHPSGAVGRDAEDSLKRLQNAGG